The Williamsia sp. DF01-3 genome has a window encoding:
- a CDS encoding Rossmann-like and DUF2520 domain-containing protein, giving the protein MTSTGITNWPAPARLTVGVVSAGRVGTTIGQALERAEHVVGAVAASSPASRARAAQRLPESEIRAVADVASQCELLVIAVPDDRLASVISDLAESGSVRPGTIVAHTAGAHGVRVLDPLNDIGALPLALHPAMTFIGTEEDTDRIRNCCFGVTAADEVGLAIGQSLVLEMGAEPVRIDEKDRTLYHAALAHGANHLVALVCDAAAALRKVVDGQDVRPERILGPLLTAALDNSLQIGPKALTGPVARGDAAAVARHLQALTAADPGIAEGYRALARRAATYTDPPPDLVELLGDDNPGDNDFGNDDRRDEHR; this is encoded by the coding sequence GTGACCTCGACGGGGATTACCAACTGGCCCGCGCCTGCCCGCCTGACGGTGGGTGTCGTGTCGGCGGGTCGAGTGGGAACCACCATCGGTCAGGCCCTCGAACGTGCCGAACACGTGGTCGGCGCCGTCGCTGCGTCGTCTCCGGCGTCACGCGCTCGCGCGGCACAGCGCCTCCCCGAGTCCGAGATCCGTGCGGTGGCCGACGTCGCCTCACAGTGCGAGCTCCTTGTCATCGCAGTTCCGGACGATCGATTGGCGTCGGTCATCTCCGATCTGGCGGAGTCAGGATCGGTCCGGCCGGGAACCATCGTCGCCCACACTGCGGGCGCACACGGTGTACGCGTGCTCGATCCGCTCAACGACATCGGAGCGCTCCCGCTGGCGTTGCACCCGGCCATGACATTCATCGGGACGGAAGAGGACACGGACCGGATCCGCAACTGCTGCTTCGGTGTCACTGCTGCGGACGAGGTGGGGCTGGCCATCGGACAATCGCTGGTACTGGAGATGGGCGCCGAACCGGTCCGTATAGACGAGAAAGACCGCACCCTTTATCACGCTGCACTGGCCCATGGCGCGAATCATCTTGTCGCGCTTGTGTGTGACGCGGCGGCAGCGCTGCGCAAGGTGGTCGACGGCCAAGACGTGCGGCCCGAACGGATCCTGGGGCCCCTGCTCACCGCGGCGCTCGACAACAGTCTGCAGATCGGCCCGAAGGCGTTGACCGGCCCGGTGGCTCGCGGCGACGCGGCGGCGGTGGCCCGACATCTGCAGGCACTGACGGCCGCTGATCCGGGCATCGCGGAGGGATATCGTGCGCTTGCCCGCCGCGCCGCCACGTACACCGATCCACCACCGGACCTGGTCGAACTACTCGGGGACGACAATCCGGGGGACAACGACTTCGGGAATGATGACAGACGGGACGAACATCGATGA
- the panC gene encoding pantoate--beta-alanine ligase, giving the protein MTTGDLTGQKPFTAGQLTVHRDPALLNKVSRALRSTGKRVVLVPTMGALHAGHLELVRAAKRKGDAVVIASIFVNPLQFAAGEDLDAYPRTFDEDCDLLRAAGVELVFAPKVSDMYPTGPRTTVHPGPLGGELEGASRPTHFAGMLTVVLKLLNIAAPMEAYFGEKDYQQLVLIRQMVTDLNLDVQIVGVPTVREADGLAMSSRNRYLDPAQRELATTLSAALIAGAYAAAGGEQAILDTARGVFDLHPDISVDYLELRGPNLEEPPARGDGRLLVAARIGSTRLIDNVGVAIGTGFVERGENPA; this is encoded by the coding sequence ATGACCACTGGTGACCTCACGGGCCAGAAACCTTTCACCGCTGGGCAATTGACGGTCCATCGTGATCCTGCGCTGCTGAACAAGGTCAGTCGTGCCCTGCGTTCGACGGGTAAACGGGTGGTGCTGGTTCCCACCATGGGCGCGCTGCACGCGGGGCATCTCGAACTGGTCCGTGCCGCCAAACGCAAGGGCGACGCGGTGGTGATCGCCTCCATCTTCGTCAACCCGTTGCAGTTCGCCGCAGGCGAAGACCTCGACGCCTACCCCCGGACATTCGACGAGGACTGCGATCTGCTGCGGGCGGCCGGCGTCGAATTGGTCTTCGCCCCGAAGGTCTCCGACATGTACCCGACGGGACCGCGCACCACCGTGCACCCGGGACCACTCGGTGGTGAGCTCGAAGGTGCTTCTCGGCCAACGCATTTCGCCGGCATGCTGACCGTGGTGCTCAAATTGCTGAACATTGCCGCGCCGATGGAGGCCTACTTCGGGGAGAAGGACTACCAGCAGTTGGTGTTGATCCGGCAGATGGTCACCGACCTGAACCTCGACGTACAGATCGTCGGCGTTCCCACCGTGCGCGAAGCAGACGGATTGGCCATGTCGTCGCGCAATCGGTACCTCGATCCCGCTCAGCGTGAGCTGGCGACGACCCTGTCGGCAGCGCTGATCGCGGGCGCCTATGCGGCCGCCGGGGGAGAGCAGGCCATCCTCGACACGGCCCGCGGCGTGTTCGACCTGCACCCAGACATCTCGGTCGACTACCTCGAGCTGCGCGGCCCGAACCTCGAGGAACCGCCGGCCCGAGGCGACGGCAGGCTGCTCGTCGCCGCGCGAATCGGCTCCACCCGGCTCATTGACAACGTGGGTGTCGCGATCGGCACCGGTTTCGTCGAAAGAGGAGAGAACCCAGCATGA
- a CDS encoding HNH endonuclease signature motif containing protein — protein sequence MAEGLRAVPREENRRFAQTIADVVELATLRVNEELAVSGDLDKAARIPVVEVSMLLDVSRTMAGVYIDNGLQLRDRFHATRTAFEEGDIGFTHVREIVTALQGLDDELLDRVEAEAILIAQQGLSRSVLRNELDRMVIAADPDGAAERRTAMEPHRDYRSSRDLNCLAHISATITAAEAAELDARITAVTGTVCTRDGRKPHQQRADAQASGGLCTHHKPACSSSRQRTRGQQIDRNGMRPRVVWTEERGSAATESTREDDALRAAYPRAPASRQHCRHRRPGITAPPPGLLPPDGHGGLLEPPPGALTYQPSQALREAIIARDGTCRTPGCSTPASECEIDHLIPFNHADPRSGGWTIEQNLGAICRPDHKRKTLGYWIARMHTHGTITWTTQYGQTFTTRPHGFDAARTVTSPAVEAA from the coding sequence TTGGCCGAGGGATTGAGAGCTGTTCCACGCGAGGAGAACCGCCGGTTCGCGCAAACGATCGCCGATGTCGTCGAGCTGGCGACACTGCGGGTGAATGAAGAACTCGCCGTATCAGGCGACCTGGACAAGGCCGCACGCATACCGGTTGTCGAAGTGTCGATGCTGCTGGATGTTTCACGCACGATGGCCGGCGTTTATATCGACAATGGCCTACAACTACGCGATCGATTCCACGCGACGAGGACAGCGTTCGAAGAAGGCGACATCGGATTCACCCATGTACGCGAGATCGTCACCGCACTCCAGGGTCTCGACGACGAGTTACTCGACCGCGTCGAAGCAGAGGCCATATTGATTGCCCAGCAGGGACTCTCACGCTCCGTCCTGCGCAACGAACTCGACCGGATGGTCATCGCTGCCGACCCCGACGGGGCAGCAGAACGACGCACAGCGATGGAACCGCACCGCGACTACCGATCCTCCCGCGACCTCAACTGCCTCGCCCACATCTCCGCGACCATCACCGCAGCCGAAGCCGCCGAACTCGACGCACGAATCACCGCAGTCACCGGCACCGTATGCACCCGCGATGGCCGCAAACCCCACCAACAACGCGCCGACGCGCAGGCTAGTGGAGGCCTTTGCACACACCACAAACCTGCCTGCAGCAGCAGCAGACAGCGCACCCGCGGCCAGCAGATTGACCGGAACGGTATGCGGCCCCGTGTCGTCTGGACTGAGGAGCGAGGGAGCGCAGCGACTGAGTCGACGAGGGAAGACGACGCGCTGAGGGCCGCATACCCGCGAGCGCCAGCGAGCAGACAACACTGCCGCCACCGACGACCCGGCATCACCGCCCCACCACCAGGGCTGCTGCCACCCGATGGACACGGCGGACTCCTCGAACCACCACCCGGCGCACTGACCTATCAACCATCACAAGCATTACGCGAAGCGATCATCGCGCGCGACGGCACCTGCCGCACCCCAGGATGCTCCACCCCGGCATCCGAATGCGAAATCGACCACCTCATCCCGTTCAACCACGCCGACCCCCGATCAGGCGGCTGGACCATCGAACAAAACCTCGGCGCCATCTGCCGCCCCGACCACAAACGCAAAACACTCGGCTACTGGATAGCGCGTATGCACACCCACGGAACCATCACCTGGACAACCCAATACGGGCAAACATTCACCACACGGCCGCACGGATTCGACGCCGCGAGGACGGTCACATCTCCGGCGGTCGAGGCTGCCTGA
- the panD gene encoding aspartate 1-decarboxylase: MIRTMMTSKIHRATVTQADLHYVGSVTVDQDLLDAAGLLEGEQVTIVDINNGARLVTYTISGPRGSGIIGINGAAAHLVHPGDLVILIAYGGLDEREILEYQPKVVFVDESNRIVEQGADPAHAPEGSDLLDPRHPVLSSTPA, from the coding sequence ATGATCCGCACCATGATGACGTCAAAGATCCATCGCGCCACGGTCACTCAGGCCGATCTGCACTACGTCGGATCGGTCACGGTCGACCAGGACCTGCTCGACGCGGCCGGTCTGCTCGAGGGTGAGCAGGTGACCATCGTCGACATCAACAACGGCGCCCGGTTGGTCACCTACACGATCTCGGGTCCCCGCGGGTCCGGGATCATCGGTATCAACGGCGCCGCAGCACATCTGGTGCACCCGGGCGACCTCGTCATCCTGATCGCCTACGGCGGACTGGATGAGCGCGAGATCCTTGAGTATCAGCCCAAGGTGGTGTTCGTCGACGAATCGAACCGCATCGTCGAACAGGGCGCCGACCCGGCACACGCACCGGAAGGCTCGGATCTGCTCGACCCCCGCCATCCGGTGCTGTCGAGCACCCCCGCCTGA
- a CDS encoding FadD3 family acyl-CoA ligase — protein sequence MSISADQPTPDRLDVDAVITTPQALRRAAELWPDGLAIIDDQWGETVELTWSDLLGAVRTFAAGLIAEGIEAGDRVAVWAPNSFHWPIAALGAQFAGATLVPLNTRYTAAEALEIIQRTKARAIVVVGRFLGADRVEQLCAEAGGDLAAASDLAVAIRVRLEADDHRGAVAVDWNDFLCAATDEGRAEADARASAVAPTDISDVLFTSGTTGRSKGALAEHQQTIAGARAWATNGKLGTDDRYLMVNPYFHTFGYKAGILVCTLMGTTMIPLAVYSTDAAMRLIEQRKATVFPGAPTIFQTILDAPQRPEFDLSSLRLAVTGAAIVPVVLVERMQRDLGIETVITAYGLTEASGFVTTCTPDDDDQTVANTCGRPFTGMEIKLSENGEVLARGKMVMRGYLDDPEATAEAIDADGWLHTGDIGTIDEHGNLSITDRLKDMYISGGFNVYPAEVEQVLARIDGVAEAAVVGVPDERLGEVGRAYLTLSPGASVDEKSVIEHCRQKLANFKTPRSVIIIDEFPRNAGGKILKRELH from the coding sequence GTGTCCATTTCAGCAGATCAGCCCACCCCAGACCGGCTCGACGTCGACGCCGTCATCACCACACCGCAAGCCTTGCGCCGAGCCGCGGAATTGTGGCCGGACGGTCTGGCGATCATCGACGACCAGTGGGGCGAGACGGTCGAACTGACCTGGTCCGACCTCCTCGGCGCCGTGCGCACCTTCGCGGCCGGACTGATCGCGGAGGGCATCGAGGCCGGCGACCGGGTCGCCGTCTGGGCACCGAACAGCTTCCACTGGCCCATTGCCGCGCTCGGCGCCCAGTTTGCCGGCGCCACCCTCGTCCCGCTCAACACCCGTTACACCGCCGCGGAGGCGCTGGAGATCATTCAGCGCACCAAGGCGCGGGCGATCGTCGTGGTCGGCCGATTCCTGGGTGCCGACCGGGTCGAACAACTGTGCGCCGAGGCGGGCGGTGACCTCGCCGCTGCATCGGACCTGGCCGTGGCCATCCGCGTCCGACTCGAGGCCGATGACCATCGGGGTGCGGTCGCCGTCGACTGGAACGACTTTCTCTGTGCAGCAACCGACGAGGGCAGGGCAGAAGCCGACGCACGTGCATCCGCAGTCGCTCCCACCGACATCTCCGACGTGCTGTTCACCTCGGGGACCACCGGCAGGTCCAAGGGAGCCCTCGCCGAACATCAACAGACGATCGCCGGCGCTCGCGCATGGGCCACCAACGGGAAACTGGGAACCGACGACCGCTACCTGATGGTGAATCCCTACTTCCACACCTTCGGCTACAAGGCCGGAATCCTCGTGTGCACCCTGATGGGCACCACGATGATTCCACTGGCGGTGTACTCAACAGATGCCGCGATGCGGCTGATCGAGCAACGCAAGGCCACCGTGTTCCCCGGCGCCCCGACCATCTTCCAGACGATCCTCGACGCCCCGCAGCGCCCCGAGTTCGACCTCTCGTCACTACGGCTGGCAGTCACCGGCGCCGCGATCGTGCCCGTGGTGCTCGTCGAGCGGATGCAACGCGACCTCGGTATCGAGACCGTCATCACCGCCTACGGCCTGACCGAGGCGAGCGGCTTCGTCACCACCTGCACACCCGACGACGACGATCAGACAGTGGCCAACACGTGCGGCCGCCCGTTCACGGGCATGGAGATCAAGCTCTCGGAGAACGGCGAGGTGCTGGCCCGCGGCAAGATGGTCATGCGCGGCTACCTTGACGACCCCGAGGCCACCGCAGAGGCGATCGACGCCGACGGCTGGCTGCACACCGGCGACATCGGAACAATCGACGAGCACGGAAATCTCTCCATCACCGACCGGCTGAAAGACATGTACATCAGCGGCGGATTCAATGTGTACCCCGCAGAAGTCGAGCAGGTTCTCGCCAGAATCGACGGGGTGGCCGAGGCTGCCGTCGTCGGGGTGCCTGATGAGCGCTTGGGAGAAGTGGGGCGCGCTTACCTCACATTGTCACCGGGCGCGTCCGTTGATGAAAAGTCGGTCATCGAGCACTGCCGTCAGAAACTCGCGAACTTCAAGACTCCGCGTTCGGTCATCATCATCGATGAGTTCCCGCGCAATGCCGGCGGCAAGATCCTCAAGCGCGAACTGCACTGA
- a CDS encoding SDR family oxidoreductase, whose protein sequence is MTVEQGSSPLATPPEEIPGHGLLAGRKVMVTAAAGTGIGFASARRALAEGADVLVSDWHERRLGETVDKLKGEFADQTVASVVCNVQKTSEVNALIESAASELGRIDVLINNAGLGGETPVVDMDDDEWDRVIDITLNGTFRATRAALRYFRDVPHGGVIVNNASVLGWRAQHSQSHYAAAKAGVMALTRCAAIEAAEYGVRINAVAPSIARHPFLAKVTSEELLADLASREAYGRAAEVWEIAATIAMLASDYTTYLTGEVVSISSQRA, encoded by the coding sequence GTGACAGTTGAGCAAGGTTCCAGTCCGCTGGCGACGCCGCCGGAAGAGATCCCAGGTCACGGCCTGCTCGCCGGCCGCAAGGTCATGGTGACGGCCGCCGCGGGCACCGGGATCGGGTTTGCCTCCGCGCGCAGGGCTTTGGCAGAGGGTGCAGATGTGCTGGTCAGCGATTGGCACGAGCGCAGGCTCGGCGAGACCGTGGACAAACTCAAGGGCGAGTTCGCCGACCAGACCGTGGCGTCCGTGGTGTGCAACGTGCAGAAGACCTCCGAAGTCAATGCCCTGATCGAGTCCGCGGCCTCCGAACTCGGCCGTATCGACGTGCTGATCAACAATGCCGGACTCGGTGGTGAGACCCCGGTCGTCGACATGGACGACGATGAGTGGGACCGCGTCATCGACATCACGCTGAACGGCACCTTCCGCGCGACCCGCGCGGCGTTGCGTTACTTTCGCGACGTACCCCATGGCGGCGTGATCGTGAACAACGCATCGGTTCTGGGCTGGCGTGCACAGCACAGCCAATCCCATTACGCCGCAGCAAAAGCCGGGGTGATGGCCCTGACCCGGTGTGCGGCGATCGAAGCCGCCGAGTACGGCGTGCGAATCAACGCGGTGGCTCCTTCCATCGCCCGCCATCCCTTCCTCGCCAAGGTCACCAGCGAAGAGCTGCTCGCCGACCTAGCCTCGCGCGAGGCCTACGGACGCGCCGCCGAGGTCTGGGAGATCGCGGCGACCATCGCGATGCTCGCCAGCGACTACACCACCTACCTCACCGGTGAAGTGGTCTCCATCTCCAGTCAGCGGGCCTGA
- a CDS encoding TetR/AcrR family transcriptional regulator, protein MAATRKRIESESGLADSRARTSRRDELLTVASSLFAERGLRTTTVRDIADSAGILSGSLYHHFDSKESMVDEILRSFLDSLFDTYHEVVAAGMPARETLRALVVASFESIDRDHYAVAIYQDEAKRLSTQDRFAYIRDRNVEFRTLWKDVLNRGVADGSFRRDLDVELVYRFMRDTVWVAVRWYRPGGELTAHQVAEQYLSVVLDGIIPR, encoded by the coding sequence GTGGCTGCGACCCGAAAGCGGATCGAATCAGAGTCAGGCCTGGCGGACAGCCGTGCCAGGACGTCGCGGCGCGACGAGTTGCTGACGGTGGCGAGTTCGTTGTTCGCCGAGCGCGGGCTGCGCACAACCACCGTGCGCGACATCGCCGACAGCGCAGGCATCCTCTCCGGCAGTCTGTACCACCACTTCGATTCCAAGGAATCGATGGTCGACGAGATCTTGCGCAGCTTCCTGGACTCGCTCTTCGACACCTACCACGAGGTTGTCGCGGCGGGCATGCCCGCGCGAGAGACGCTGCGCGCGTTGGTTGTTGCCTCGTTCGAGAGCATCGACCGCGACCATTACGCCGTCGCCATCTATCAAGACGAAGCCAAGCGATTGTCCACGCAGGACCGCTTCGCCTACATCCGTGACCGCAATGTCGAGTTCCGCACCCTGTGGAAGGACGTGCTGAATCGTGGTGTCGCCGACGGTAGTTTCCGTCGCGACCTCGACGTCGAGCTCGTTTACCGGTTCATGCGTGACACCGTGTGGGTTGCGGTGCGCTGGTATCGGCCCGGTGGTGAGCTGACCGCGCACCAGGTGGCAGAGCAGTACCTCAGTGTGGTGCTCGATGGGATCATTCCCCGCTGA
- a CDS encoding aldehyde dehydrogenase family protein yields the protein MTKPADVAKKQVTEQKSADTLSLQELLELQRAAFLRDGIPDAQTRIDRIVRLQALLLDNAEELAEALNADFGTRPRELSMAADIAGCMIDLSHQKRHVTKWMETSTPGKLMARAGFRQEVRHDPKGVVGIMGPWNFPLNLTIVPAGSAFAAGNRVLVRPSSVTAKTTAVLAKHAPRYFSLEEFAVLTSAHGGGSDFAKLEVDHMFFTGSPDVGRSVAAEAGKNLVPVTLELGGKNPVIVDIDADIEQAATRIADARLVNGGQVCLCPDYVWVPEAKLGEFTDKVLARWRSNLPSIKDNPQYTSTINEKNFNRIVDLIDDAVSLGATKHQVIPAGESLPDAEARKIPPTLLTGVKAGMKIEEDEVFGPVLTVYPYRDLGEVIAHVISHPNPLTMYWHGDRNERFAKIADATRSGSINGNDFAINMFGPDLPFGGSGQSGMGSYHGKYGFDTFSHTRAVAFSTLKIAVSEMMSAPFTAKDTKNANAQLKLWKFFNARARKKLGH from the coding sequence ATGACCAAACCGGCAGACGTAGCTAAAAAGCAGGTCACAGAGCAAAAATCAGCCGACACGCTGTCGCTGCAGGAGTTGCTCGAGCTGCAGCGGGCGGCGTTCCTGCGTGACGGAATCCCCGACGCGCAAACTCGCATCGACCGGATCGTCCGCCTCCAGGCCCTGTTGCTCGACAACGCCGAAGAGCTCGCCGAGGCATTGAATGCCGACTTCGGGACCCGACCACGCGAGTTGTCGATGGCCGCCGACATCGCCGGATGCATGATCGACCTCTCGCACCAGAAGCGGCATGTCACCAAGTGGATGGAGACGTCCACTCCGGGCAAGCTGATGGCCCGCGCGGGATTCCGCCAGGAGGTCCGCCACGACCCCAAGGGTGTTGTCGGCATCATGGGGCCCTGGAACTTCCCCCTCAACCTGACCATCGTGCCGGCGGGTTCGGCATTCGCTGCGGGTAACCGCGTTCTGGTGCGTCCGTCTTCGGTCACCGCCAAAACCACTGCAGTTCTCGCCAAGCACGCCCCGAGGTACTTCAGTCTCGAGGAGTTCGCTGTGCTGACCAGCGCTCACGGCGGCGGTTCAGATTTTGCCAAGCTCGAGGTCGACCACATGTTCTTCACCGGCTCACCGGATGTGGGTCGATCGGTGGCCGCGGAAGCCGGCAAGAACCTTGTGCCCGTCACGCTCGAGCTCGGTGGCAAGAACCCTGTGATCGTCGACATCGACGCCGACATCGAGCAGGCGGCCACCCGCATCGCCGATGCGCGGCTGGTCAACGGCGGTCAGGTGTGCCTGTGCCCTGACTACGTGTGGGTGCCCGAAGCGAAACTGGGGGAGTTCACCGACAAGGTGTTGGCTCGCTGGCGCAGCAACCTTCCGTCGATCAAGGACAACCCGCAGTACACGTCGACCATCAACGAGAAGAACTTCAACCGCATCGTCGACCTCATCGACGATGCAGTGTCACTCGGTGCCACCAAGCACCAGGTGATCCCGGCAGGCGAAAGTCTTCCGGACGCCGAAGCTCGGAAGATCCCGCCAACCCTGCTCACCGGAGTGAAGGCCGGGATGAAGATCGAAGAGGACGAGGTCTTCGGCCCCGTGCTCACCGTCTACCCCTACCGCGATCTCGGCGAGGTGATCGCCCACGTCATAAGTCATCCGAATCCGTTGACGATGTACTGGCACGGTGACCGCAACGAGCGATTCGCCAAGATCGCCGACGCCACCCGGTCGGGTTCGATCAACGGGAACGACTTCGCCATCAACATGTTCGGGCCAGACCTGCCGTTCGGCGGCTCAGGCCAGAGCGGCATGGGCAGCTACCACGGCAAGTATGGTTTCGACACGTTCTCCCATACCCGGGCTGTTGCGTTCTCGACGTTGAAGATCGCGGTGTCCGAGATGATGTCGGCGCCGTTCACGGCCAAGGACACCAAGAACGCCAACGCGCAGTTGAAGTTGTGGAAGTTCTTCAACGCGCGGGCTCGTAAGAAGCTGGGACACTAG
- a CDS encoding acetyl-CoA C-acetyltransferase has protein sequence MSKPQAYIVDAVRTPVGKRNGSLAKVHPADLGAHVIKATLERTGIDPMVVDDVIFGCVDTIGPQAGNIARTAWLTAGLPLDIPGTTIDRQCGSSQQAIHFAAQAVMSGTQDVVLAGGVQNMSAIPISAAMLAGVQYGFEGPFKGSVGWDERFGDAEISQFAGADMMAKKWDISREDMEQWALQSHQRARRAIDEGHFAAETVALGDCVVDECPRETSLEKMAGLPVLAEGSSLTAAVASQICDGASAALVVSEEALKQYNLTPRARIHHISVRGDDPVMMLSAPIPATKYALEKSGLSIDDIDVIEINEAFAPVVLAWLKETGADPARVNPNGGGIALGHPLGATGAKLFATLLHELERTGGRYGLQTMCEGGGTANVTIIERL, from the coding sequence ATGTCCAAACCTCAGGCGTACATCGTCGATGCCGTACGCACGCCGGTCGGCAAGCGGAACGGCTCACTGGCCAAGGTGCATCCTGCCGATCTCGGCGCGCACGTCATCAAGGCGACGCTCGAGCGCACCGGCATCGACCCGATGGTCGTCGACGACGTCATCTTCGGGTGCGTGGACACCATCGGTCCTCAGGCCGGCAACATTGCCCGAACCGCTTGGCTCACAGCCGGTTTGCCCCTTGACATCCCCGGCACCACCATCGACCGCCAGTGCGGGTCGTCGCAGCAGGCCATCCATTTCGCCGCGCAGGCCGTGATGAGTGGCACGCAGGACGTGGTGCTCGCCGGCGGCGTCCAGAACATGAGCGCCATCCCCATCTCGGCCGCCATGCTGGCCGGCGTTCAGTACGGCTTCGAAGGGCCGTTCAAGGGATCGGTCGGCTGGGACGAGCGGTTCGGCGATGCCGAGATCTCCCAGTTCGCCGGCGCCGACATGATGGCCAAGAAGTGGGACATCAGCCGCGAAGACATGGAGCAGTGGGCGTTGCAGTCGCACCAGCGTGCGCGCCGCGCCATCGATGAGGGCCACTTCGCCGCGGAGACCGTGGCGCTCGGCGACTGTGTCGTCGACGAATGCCCTCGCGAGACATCGCTGGAGAAGATGGCCGGGCTTCCGGTATTGGCCGAGGGCTCGTCGTTGACGGCTGCTGTCGCCTCCCAGATCTGCGATGGCGCATCGGCTGCACTCGTGGTGTCCGAGGAGGCGCTCAAGCAGTACAACCTCACGCCCCGCGCGCGCATCCACCACATCTCGGTGCGCGGCGACGACCCCGTGATGATGCTGTCTGCGCCCATTCCCGCCACCAAGTACGCACTGGAGAAGAGCGGCCTGAGCATCGATGACATCGACGTCATCGAGATCAACGAAGCTTTCGCCCCGGTGGTGCTCGCGTGGCTCAAGGAGACCGGCGCCGACCCGGCCCGGGTCAACCCGAACGGTGGCGGCATCGCCCTCGGACATCCCCTCGGCGCCACCGGCGCCAAGCTGTTCGCGACGTTGCTGCACGAACTCGAGCGCACCGGAGGCCGCTACGGCCTGCAAACGATGTGTGAGGGTGGCGGCACCGCCAACGTCACGATCATCGAGCGGCTGTAG
- a CDS encoding Lsr2 family protein, whose product MAKKVTVTLVDDVDDSKTADETVEFGVDGVTYEIDLSSKNADKLRDDVAKWAEHARRVSGRKRAKGIATKASVDREQTAAIRDWARRNGHQVSSRGRIAADVVEAYNEAH is encoded by the coding sequence ATGGCTAAGAAGGTAACCGTCACACTCGTAGATGATGTTGATGACAGCAAGACAGCGGACGAGACCGTGGAGTTCGGCGTCGATGGCGTCACCTACGAGATCGACCTGTCCAGCAAGAACGCTGACAAGCTGCGTGACGACGTGGCGAAATGGGCTGAGCATGCCCGACGTGTGAGTGGCCGTAAGCGCGCGAAAGGGATCGCCACCAAGGCATCTGTGGATCGCGAACAGACAGCGGCAATCCGTGACTGGGCCCGGCGTAATGGCCATCAGGTGTCGTCTCGTGGGCGTATTGCCGCAGATGTCGTCGAGGCTTACAACGAAGCGCACTGA
- a CDS encoding DUF389 domain-containing protein: MLHMRVVTPTELTDQIVEMLIHDSAVSNVAVFAGSSVKPAGDVLEVEVAREGVNEIINELRDLGVHRFGSVQIARVPTWMSQKAFDAERVTPGASADAVVWTEVTQQAYEDSEFNWTFSMFMFLATLLCAIAIVLNSTILLIGAMVLGPEFGAVAALGVALVRRRFGLLRRTVATLSGGFVLAIAATTIFALIARALGWITVIDVVEARPDTEFIYSPDKWSFIVAMLAGAAGVLSLTSARLGGLSGVFISVTTIPAAGNMALGITFGLGGTVVGSLAQLLINLAGMAVAGWLTLALQQASWQRLSAYRARVLKNRSLRQPRPPEM, translated from the coding sequence ATGCTGCACATGCGGGTGGTCACGCCGACCGAGCTCACCGACCAGATCGTGGAGATGCTGATCCATGACTCGGCGGTCAGCAACGTCGCCGTGTTCGCCGGTTCGTCGGTCAAACCGGCGGGCGATGTGCTCGAGGTCGAAGTAGCCCGCGAGGGCGTGAACGAGATCATCAACGAACTGCGGGATCTGGGTGTGCACCGCTTCGGGTCGGTGCAGATCGCTCGAGTGCCGACTTGGATGTCGCAGAAGGCTTTCGACGCGGAACGCGTCACTCCTGGAGCGAGTGCGGACGCGGTGGTCTGGACTGAGGTCACCCAGCAGGCGTACGAGGATTCCGAGTTCAACTGGACGTTCTCCATGTTCATGTTTCTCGCGACGCTGCTGTGCGCGATTGCGATTGTGCTGAACTCGACGATTCTACTGATCGGTGCGATGGTGCTCGGCCCCGAGTTCGGTGCCGTTGCTGCTCTGGGAGTTGCGCTGGTGCGCCGGCGGTTCGGGCTGCTGCGGCGCACGGTGGCCACGTTGAGCGGCGGCTTTGTTCTTGCCATCGCGGCCACCACGATCTTCGCGTTGATCGCCCGCGCACTGGGGTGGATCACGGTGATCGACGTGGTGGAGGCGCGGCCGGACACCGAGTTCATCTACTCGCCTGACAAATGGTCGTTCATCGTGGCGATGCTGGCGGGTGCCGCTGGTGTGCTGTCGCTGACGTCGGCAAGGCTCGGTGGCTTGTCGGGGGTGTTCATCTCGGTCACCACGATTCCGGCCGCCGGCAACATGGCGTTGGGTATCACCTTTGGTCTCGGCGGCACCGTGGTGGGCAGTCTGGCGCAGTTGCTGATCAACTTGGCTGGGATGGCCGTTGCGGGTTGGCTCACCTTGGCGTTGCAGCAGGCGAGTTGGCAGAGGTTGTCTGCCTACCGCGCGAGGGTGTTGAAGAACCGGTCACTCAGGCAGCCTCGACCGCCGGAGATGTGA